The following nucleotide sequence is from bacterium.
CCCGGACGCTTTCGCCCAGACGATTCCGAGAACCTTCATCATCATGGCGATCACCTTCTACATCTGCGTCATCGGCGCCGCCCAGGTTTACAAGGTCCCCCCCGTCGGCTATCGCCCGCCCGGCTGGTCACCGCCCGCAACTGCCGGCGCTCCCACCAAAGAGGACTACTCTCCTGGTGAGATGATCAAGACGTGGCAGTTCTACGTTCTGTGGATCATGTACTTCCTCGGCACCTCGGTGGGTATCACCGCCATCGGGCAGGCCAAACCGATCATCGTGGAGCTCTCCAAGGGCGCCGCGGTCATGTCGGGTGGTGCCGCCCTCGGCATCATGTCCCTGTTTAACGGCGTGGGCCGCCTTGCCTGGGGGACCACCTCCGACAAGATCGGCCGAAACATGACGACCGCCCTTATGTACGGCACCTACGTCATCGCCTGCCTGTTCCTCCTCAGGAACGCCCAGAACTTCTGGCAGGTCCTTATCGGCCTGTGTGTCGTCGGTTTCTCCTACGGCGGATACCTGGCCCTGATGCCCTCCTTTACGGCCGACTACTTCGGCGCCAAGAACGTGGGCGCCAACTACGGCATCCTGTTTACCGCATGGGGCATCTGCGGGTTCGTGGTTCCCGGCTACTTTGCCGGCATCATGAAGG
It contains:
- a CDS encoding OFA family MFS transporter is translated as MEQNLGNRWRFVGAALIMQLCLGVLYSWSVFRGPLEALHGWDKTQSIAPYRWSVLMFTVAMIFAGFWQDKKGPRLVGSVGGILLGTGCLLASFIGNTPGGMIFAYGVLGGLGVGFAYVTPIATCVKWFPDKRGMIVGLAVMGFGAGSLIFAPLIEKLIGSNPDAFAQTIPRTFIIMAITFYICVIGAAQVYKVPPVGYRPPGWSPPATAGAPTKEDYSPGEMIKTWQFYVLWIMYFLGTSVGITAIGQAKPIIVELSKGAAVMSGGAALGIMSLFNGVGRLAWGTTSDKIGRNMTTALMYGTYVIACLFLLRNAQNFWQVLIGLCVVGFSYGGYLALMPSFTADYFGAKNVGANYGILFTAWGICGFVVPGYFAGIMKAAKAAGNVAGGYNKVYFILAMMSIIGAVLCFVVKRPVQEVGS